From a single Streptomyces sp. NBC_00377 genomic region:
- a CDS encoding ATP synthase F0 subunit B, whose protein sequence is MDVQKKLDEIVTAVSSARSMPMSASCVVNRADLLALLEEVRAALPDSLAQAEELIGGREQMVEQARQEADRIISTAHAERGSLISDTEIARRSQDEADRILAEARKEAEEVRAEADDYVDSKLANFEVVLTKTLGSVGRGREKLLGTGPGVDENGYEDEDAPERSHDPETLRRDADAYVDTKLGAFEAVLAKTLDAVGRGRQKLHGRIATDDLGALADDATTFQHSSDADYLADLTALAEQDAAAAQPAQQPYDQQEPQPAYGYQQQPDPYGGYQQQQQQGYGGQDAYGYQQQADPYAYYDTQQAPYDPNQAAQQAQQAQQEYALDETSLFDTGMISAEQLRAYEQGRGL, encoded by the coding sequence GTGGACGTGCAGAAGAAGCTCGACGAGATCGTCACGGCGGTCTCCAGTGCCCGGTCGATGCCGATGTCGGCTTCGTGCGTGGTCAACCGCGCGGATCTGCTCGCCCTGCTGGAAGAGGTGCGTGCGGCCCTTCCGGACTCCCTCGCCCAGGCCGAGGAGCTGATCGGCGGCCGTGAGCAGATGGTCGAGCAGGCCCGCCAGGAGGCCGACCGGATCATCTCCACCGCGCATGCGGAACGCGGCTCCCTGATCTCGGACACCGAGATCGCGCGCCGCTCGCAGGACGAGGCGGACCGCATCCTCGCCGAGGCCCGCAAGGAGGCCGAGGAGGTCCGAGCGGAGGCCGACGACTACGTGGACTCCAAGCTCGCGAACTTCGAGGTCGTCCTCACCAAGACCCTCGGCTCGGTCGGCCGCGGCCGCGAGAAGCTGCTCGGCACCGGACCCGGCGTCGACGAGAACGGCTACGAAGACGAGGACGCCCCCGAGCGCAGCCACGACCCCGAGACCCTGCGCCGTGACGCCGACGCCTACGTCGACACCAAGCTGGGCGCCTTCGAGGCGGTCCTCGCCAAGACCCTGGACGCGGTCGGCCGCGGCCGTCAGAAGCTGCACGGCCGTATCGCCACGGATGACCTGGGCGCCCTCGCCGACGACGCCACGACGTTCCAGCACTCCTCCGACGCCGACTACCTCGCCGACCTGACCGCCCTCGCGGAGCAGGACGCCGCGGCCGCACAGCCCGCCCAGCAGCCGTACGACCAGCAGGAACCGCAGCCGGCGTACGGCTACCAGCAGCAGCCCGACCCCTACGGCGGCTATCAGCAACAGCAGCAGCAGGGGTACGGCGGGCAGGACGCGTACGGCTACCAGCAGCAGGCCGACCCCTACGCCTACTACGACACCCAGCAGGCCCCCTACGACCCGAACCAGGCCGCCCAGCAGGCCCAGCAGGCCCAGCAGGAGTACGCCCTCGACGAGACCAGCCTCTTCGACACCGGCATGATCAGTGCCGAGCAGCTGCGCGCCTACGAGCAGGGACGCGGCCTGTAG
- the coaD gene encoding pantetheine-phosphate adenylyltransferase, translating into MRRAVCPGSFDPITNGHLDIISRASRLYDEVYVAVMINKSKKGLFEIDERIDLIRQVTAEYGNVRVEAFRGLLVDFCKQREIPAIVKGLRAVSDFDYELQMAQMNNGLSGVETLFVPTNPTYSFLSSSLVKEVATWGGDVSHLVPPLVLEALGERLRQD; encoded by the coding sequence GTGCGCCGTGCCGTCTGTCCCGGGTCGTTCGACCCGATCACCAACGGACACCTCGACATCATTTCCCGCGCCTCTCGGCTGTACGACGAGGTCTATGTCGCGGTCATGATCAACAAGTCGAAGAAGGGCCTGTTCGAGATCGACGAGCGGATCGACCTGATCCGCCAGGTCACCGCCGAGTACGGGAACGTCCGGGTCGAGGCCTTCCGCGGTCTCCTCGTCGACTTCTGCAAGCAGCGCGAGATCCCGGCCATCGTCAAGGGCCTGCGGGCGGTCAGCGACTTCGACTACGAGCTCCAGATGGCGCAGATGAACAACGGCCTCTCGGGCGTCGAGACGCTGTTCGTGCCGACCAACCCCACGTACAGCTTCCTCTCCTCCTCCCTGGTCAAGGAGGTCGCCACCTGGGGCGGCGACGTCTCCCACCTGGTGCCGCCGCTGGTCCTGGAGGCCCTCGGCGAGCGGCTGCGCCAGGACTGA
- the rsmD gene encoding 16S rRNA (guanine(966)-N(2))-methyltransferase RsmD, translating into MTRVIAGAAGGRRLAVPPGTGTRPTSDRAREGLFSTWQSLLGGPLDGERVLDLYAGSGAVGLEALSRGAGHTLLVEADARAARTIRENVKTLGLPGAEVRAGKARQIIEAAPAAPYDLVFLDPPYAVANDDLREILLTLRSGGWLAADALVTVERSTRGGEFPWPDGFEALRARRYGEGTFWYGRAASTCEDAR; encoded by the coding sequence ATGACCCGCGTGATCGCCGGCGCAGCCGGTGGACGTCGCCTGGCCGTGCCGCCAGGGACCGGCACCCGCCCCACCTCCGACCGCGCACGCGAGGGCCTCTTCTCCACCTGGCAGTCGCTGCTGGGCGGCCCTCTCGACGGCGAACGCGTCCTCGACCTGTACGCGGGGTCCGGCGCCGTGGGCCTGGAGGCGCTCTCCCGGGGCGCGGGCCACACCCTCCTGGTCGAGGCCGACGCGCGAGCGGCCCGCACGATCCGGGAGAACGTGAAGACCCTCGGTCTGCCCGGCGCCGAGGTCAGGGCCGGCAAGGCCCGGCAGATCATCGAGGCAGCGCCGGCGGCCCCGTACGACCTCGTCTTCCTGGATCCCCCGTACGCCGTCGCGAACGACGATCTTCGGGAGATCCTGCTCACACTCCGCTCGGGGGGCTGGCTCGCGGCCGATGCCCTCGTCACCGTGGAGCGCAGCACCAGAGGCGGGGAGTTCCCCTGGCCGGACGGCTTCGAAGCACTGCGGGCCCGTCGCTACGGCGAGGGAACGTTTTGGTACGGTCGCGCCGCCTCTACGTGCGAAGACGCACGATGA
- the recG gene encoding ATP-dependent DNA helicase RecG, whose amino-acid sequence MDLVPALEEPLEQPLKSVLGPATAKVMAEHLGLHTVGDLLHHYPRRYEERGQLTHLADLPMDEHVTVVAQVADARLHSFASAKAPRGKGQRLEVTITDGSGRLQLVFFGSGVHKPHKDLLPGTRAMFSGKVSVFNRRLQLAHPAYELLRADTDESVETWAGALIPLYPATAKLESWKIGKAIQTVLPHAQEAVDPLPDSLRDGRGLVTLPEALLKIHRPHTKADIADARARLKWDEAFVLQVALARRRHADAQLPAVPRVPAPDGLLTAFDARLPFTLTDGQQKVSKEIFDDLATDHPMHRLLQGEVGSGKTMVALRAMLAVVDAGGQAALLAPTEVLAQQHHRSVVEMMGELAEGGMLGGSERATKVVVLTGSMGMAARRQALLDLVTGEAGIVIGTHALIEDKVKFHDLGLVVVDEQHRFGVEQRDALRGKGKQPPHLLVMTATPIPRTVAMTVFGDLETSVLDQLPAGRSPIASHVVPAADKPHFLARAWERVREEVANGHQAYVVCPRIGDEEEDKKSGRAKKQSPEDEAEKRPPLAVLDIAGQLAEGPLHGLRVEVLHGRMPPDDKDAVMRRFAAGDSDVLVATTVIEVGVNVPNATAMVIMDADRFGVSQLHQLRGRVGRGSAPGLCLLVSEMPEASAARQRLNAVASTLDGFELSRIDLEQRREGDVLGQAQSGARSSLRVLAVIEDEEVIAEARDEAARLVAADPELETLPGLRTALDALLDEEREQYLDKG is encoded by the coding sequence ATGGATCTCGTGCCCGCACTGGAAGAACCACTGGAACAGCCACTGAAGTCAGTGCTCGGCCCCGCCACCGCGAAGGTGATGGCCGAGCACCTCGGCCTGCACACCGTCGGCGACCTCCTGCACCACTACCCCCGCAGATACGAGGAGCGCGGCCAGCTCACCCACCTCGCCGACCTCCCCATGGACGAGCACGTCACCGTGGTCGCCCAGGTCGCCGACGCCCGCCTGCACAGTTTCGCCTCGGCCAAGGCACCCCGGGGCAAGGGCCAGCGGCTGGAGGTGACCATCACCGACGGCAGCGGCCGGCTCCAGCTGGTCTTCTTCGGCAGCGGCGTCCACAAGCCCCACAAGGACCTCCTGCCCGGCACGCGCGCGATGTTCTCCGGCAAGGTCTCGGTCTTCAACCGGCGTCTCCAACTGGCCCATCCGGCCTACGAACTGCTGCGGGCCGACACCGACGAATCCGTCGAGACCTGGGCCGGCGCCCTCATCCCGCTCTACCCCGCCACCGCGAAACTGGAGTCCTGGAAGATCGGCAAGGCGATCCAGACCGTCCTGCCCCACGCGCAGGAGGCGGTCGACCCCCTCCCGGACTCCCTGCGGGACGGCCGTGGCCTGGTCACCCTCCCCGAGGCCCTCCTGAAGATCCACCGCCCGCACACCAAGGCGGACATCGCCGACGCCCGCGCCCGCCTGAAGTGGGACGAGGCGTTCGTCCTCCAGGTCGCCCTCGCCCGCCGCCGCCACGCCGACGCCCAACTCCCGGCCGTTCCCCGCGTGCCCGCCCCCGACGGCCTGCTCACCGCCTTCGACGCCCGCCTCCCCTTCACCCTCACCGACGGCCAGCAGAAGGTCTCGAAGGAGATCTTCGACGACCTGGCGACGGACCACCCGATGCACCGGCTGCTCCAGGGAGAAGTGGGTTCGGGCAAGACCATGGTCGCCCTGCGCGCCATGCTCGCCGTGGTCGACGCCGGCGGACAGGCCGCCCTGCTCGCCCCCACCGAGGTCCTCGCCCAGCAGCACCACCGCTCGGTCGTCGAGATGATGGGCGAGCTGGCCGAGGGCGGGATGCTGGGCGGGTCCGAGCGCGCCACCAAGGTCGTGGTGCTGACCGGGTCCATGGGCATGGCCGCCCGCCGGCAGGCTCTGCTCGACCTCGTCACCGGAGAGGCCGGCATCGTGATCGGCACGCACGCGCTCATCGAGGACAAGGTCAAGTTCCACGATCTCGGCCTGGTCGTGGTCGACGAACAGCACCGCTTCGGTGTGGAACAGCGCGACGCACTGCGAGGCAAGGGCAAGCAGCCCCCGCACCTGCTCGTCATGACGGCCACACCCATTCCGCGCACCGTCGCCATGACCGTCTTCGGCGACCTGGAGACGTCCGTCCTCGACCAGCTCCCGGCCGGCCGCTCACCCATCGCCAGCCACGTCGTCCCGGCCGCCGACAAGCCCCACTTCCTCGCCCGCGCCTGGGAGCGGGTCCGCGAGGAGGTCGCGAACGGCCATCAGGCGTACGTCGTCTGCCCGCGCATCGGCGACGAGGAGGAGGACAAGAAGTCCGGCCGGGCGAAGAAGCAGTCCCCCGAGGACGAGGCCGAGAAGCGGCCGCCGCTCGCCGTCCTCGACATCGCCGGCCAACTCGCCGAAGGCCCGCTGCACGGCCTCCGGGTGGAGGTCCTGCACGGCCGCATGCCCCCGGACGACAAGGACGCCGTCATGCGCCGCTTCGCCGCAGGCGACTCCGACGTCCTGGTCGCCACGACCGTCATCGAGGTCGGTGTCAACGTGCCGAACGCCACAGCGATGGTGATCATGGACGCCGACCGCTTCGGTGTCTCCCAGCTGCACCAGCTGCGCGGCCGGGTCGGCCGCGGCTCGGCGCCCGGCCTGTGCCTCCTGGTCTCCGAGATGCCGGAGGCGAGCGCGGCCCGCCAGCGGCTCAACGCCGTCGCCTCCACCCTCGACGGCTTCGAACTCTCCCGGATCGACCTCGAGCAGCGCCGCGAGGGTGACGTCCTGGGCCAGGCCCAGTCCGGCGCCCGCTCCAGCCTGCGCGTACTCGCGGTCATCGAGGACGAGGAGGTCATCGCGGAGGCGAGGGACGAGGCGGCCCGCCTGGTCGCCGCCGACCCGGAGCTCGAGACCCTCCCCGGTCTGCGCACGGCCCTGGACGCCCTCCTGGACGAGGAGCGGGAGCAGTACCTGGACAAGGGCTGA
- a CDS encoding HSP90 family protein, whose translation MDSQTSQSSQPPHTFQVDLRGLVDLLSHHLYSSPKVYLRELLQNAVDAITARRAEEPDAPARVRLFTEDGRLRVEDSGVGLTEDDVHSLLATIGRSSKRAEGLQDVRSDFLGQFGIGLLACFVVAERIRVVSRSARTPDAPPVEWTARDDGSYTVRTLPHEERPEPGTTVHLVARAGAGEWLTEPRVLALARDFGSLLPYDVRVGDEAVTDLPAPWNRSYPSPANRRVALARHCHELFGFTPLDSVELDLPVAGVRGVAYVLPSAVSPAQRAGHRVHLKGMLLTERGEQLLPDWAFFVRCVLDTDSLRPTASREALYEDETLAAVREALGERIRSWLTGLAAGDPQRLAAFLEVHHLGVKSLARHDAEMLRTMLPWLPFETTDGRLSLEEFAQRHAVVHFTRTVEEYRQVAPIASAQGIGVINGGYTYDSELVEVLPSVRPGTVVAELDADTVTAHLDAVAPADELALAGFLAAARAKLDPLGCDVVLRAFHPLSVPALHLDDRGARHEQARAQAEAQADDLWAGILGSLRGSAPRARLVLNHLNPLIRRISSLNDPELIGTATESLYGQALLMAQRPLRPADSALLNRAFIGLLEWATHGESAPGEPTEGQGGH comes from the coding sequence ATGGACTCCCAGACCTCACAGTCATCCCAGCCGCCCCACACGTTCCAGGTCGACCTGCGTGGTCTGGTGGACCTGCTGTCCCATCACCTCTACTCCAGTCCCAAGGTCTACCTGCGCGAACTGCTCCAGAACGCAGTGGACGCGATCACCGCCCGGCGGGCCGAGGAGCCCGACGCCCCGGCACGGGTGCGGCTGTTCACCGAGGACGGCCGGCTGCGGGTGGAGGACTCCGGCGTCGGACTCACCGAGGACGACGTGCACAGCCTGCTGGCGACGATCGGGCGCAGTTCCAAGCGCGCGGAAGGGCTTCAGGACGTCCGCTCGGACTTCCTCGGCCAGTTCGGGATCGGGCTGCTGGCCTGTTTCGTGGTGGCCGAACGGATCCGCGTGGTCAGCCGCAGCGCCCGTACGCCGGACGCTCCGCCGGTGGAGTGGACGGCGCGCGACGACGGCTCCTACACCGTGCGGACGCTGCCCCATGAGGAGCGCCCGGAGCCGGGCACCACGGTGCATCTGGTGGCGCGGGCGGGCGCCGGGGAGTGGCTCACGGAGCCGCGGGTGCTGGCGCTGGCCCGGGACTTCGGGTCGCTGCTGCCGTACGACGTCCGGGTCGGCGACGAGGCGGTCACCGACCTGCCGGCGCCCTGGAACCGGTCCTACCCCTCCCCCGCCAACCGTCGGGTGGCACTGGCCCGGCACTGTCACGAGCTGTTCGGGTTCACGCCGTTGGACTCGGTGGAGCTGGACCTGCCGGTGGCGGGGGTGCGCGGGGTCGCGTACGTGCTGCCGTCGGCGGTCAGCCCGGCGCAGCGTGCCGGTCACCGGGTGCACCTCAAGGGAATGCTGCTGACCGAGCGGGGCGAACAGCTGCTGCCGGACTGGGCGTTCTTCGTGCGCTGCGTCCTGGACACCGACAGTCTGCGGCCGACGGCCTCGCGGGAGGCGCTGTACGAGGACGAGACGCTCGCGGCGGTACGGGAGGCGCTGGGCGAAAGGATCCGGTCGTGGCTGACGGGGCTGGCCGCCGGTGATCCCCAGCGGCTGGCGGCCTTCCTGGAGGTCCACCACCTGGGCGTGAAGTCGCTGGCGCGGCACGACGCGGAGATGCTGCGCACGATGCTGCCCTGGCTGCCCTTCGAGACGACGGACGGGCGGCTGTCGCTGGAGGAGTTCGCGCAGCGCCACGCGGTGGTGCACTTCACGCGGACCGTGGAGGAGTACCGGCAGGTCGCGCCGATCGCGTCCGCGCAGGGCATCGGAGTGATCAACGGCGGTTACACGTACGACAGCGAGCTGGTGGAGGTGCTGCCGTCGGTGCGGCCGGGGACGGTGGTCGCCGAGCTGGACGCGGACACCGTGACCGCCCACCTGGACGCCGTCGCCCCGGCCGACGAGCTGGCGCTCGCGGGCTTCCTGGCGGCCGCGCGGGCGAAACTCGATCCGCTGGGCTGTGACGTCGTCCTGCGGGCCTTTCACCCGTTGTCGGTGCCCGCGCTGCATCTCGACGACCGGGGCGCCCGGCACGAGCAGGCACGCGCGCAGGCCGAGGCGCAGGCCGACGACCTCTGGGCGGGCATTCTGGGTTCGCTGCGCGGGAGCGCCCCGCGCGCACGTCTGGTGCTCAACCATCTCAACCCGCTGATACGGCGGATCAGTTCGTTGAACGATCCCGAGCTGATCGGCACCGCCACGGAGTCGCTGTACGGGCAGGCGCTGCTGATGGCGCAGCGCCCGCTGCGGCCCGCCGACTCGGCGCTGCTGAACCGGGCGTTCATCGGCCTTCTGGAATGGGCCACGCACGGGGAGTCGGCGCCCGGGGAGCCGACCGAGGGACAGGGCGGTCACTGA
- a CDS encoding tetratricopeptide repeat protein encodes MGEITDFDSLRRAMAENGEQPEGPARNTRAEQLLAEAERLGIPLAVIEALGHQLKVYNYSSEKAKMFVPFARLLRMWDERPEDFDEYETHSLHWVFKWMSAGMLDQPHVPLASVEKWLGEMEHRYRLAGHSARAVRSAEFSVAAHVGDAERAERAFAAWLAADRDAMADCHACELHGQGWWLAERGRDAEALDLWAPVLEGEFTCAHEPHTVLASSLVPLLRLGRVEEARAHHLRGFRLVRSMESMRGAYADHVEFCALTGNEARGLELLAERPAYFTDEGHPHSKLEFLSVVVLLMERLSALGLAGQRVPGPAGREWTAGELAAHARGEALALAARFDERNGTSYVSERARARMTQQPLVDRLPLGVRAARPAASAAPAAPVTPAPVPQSGEPDLPALIAEARRLSDTLQPLAVEAWAHVARLAETMEGVELGARDRAEIADHEAIGLGPEGAETFERAAELYAAAGDPGEALAARTRAAYVRALAGEVDEALAAVADPYDRVLALYAEGGTQVPQAAGVLMGRARILMRRVHEAEEAVEEPVLTEAEAAVRELLALVDGRTGDDVRLAARVAEGHAMLAELATRSGDPEAGAELFARAAAEFVETGLPWFAVEYEARLAGLAHQLGDMREAERALRAALEHGGPYLEAVGRAQLHLQLAEVVGGRGQADEAAEHALEAAHWADEAGAGPTFGAWARHQLGGFLVRQGRWAEAAEVLESALADLTAETHGDGAVVQTQWWLGDCLSELGDHRDAAERRLQAAEIARHWPEQHDHATLAHLAAESLGQAGLHTEADRAYVRAGELWRGLGNVHGLVRSLRARAWLALRTEGGTDTARDLMTSAVESCADAFDAADDDEARLRLIAELGHTHRQFGDLLARSAAEDADDDSIRAALEEALSQMDEALAVFVALGEEALYARTGAELAAGWLETDLGRPVEAAARARAVLRAYADAEADQHTGSDAVGGEQGEDEPVRERRSEAEQLLQAAKEQKDR; translated from the coding sequence ATGGGTGAGATCACGGACTTCGACTCCCTGCGCCGGGCGATGGCGGAGAACGGCGAGCAGCCGGAGGGCCCGGCCCGTAACACGCGCGCGGAACAGCTGCTGGCGGAGGCCGAGCGGCTCGGCATCCCGCTCGCCGTGATCGAGGCGCTCGGGCACCAGTTGAAGGTCTACAACTACAGCTCCGAGAAGGCGAAGATGTTCGTCCCGTTCGCGCGGCTGCTGCGCATGTGGGACGAGCGGCCCGAGGACTTCGACGAGTACGAGACGCACTCGCTGCACTGGGTCTTCAAGTGGATGTCGGCCGGCATGCTCGACCAGCCGCACGTGCCGCTGGCTTCGGTGGAGAAGTGGCTCGGCGAGATGGAGCACCGCTACCGGCTCGCCGGGCACTCCGCGCGGGCGGTGCGCAGCGCCGAGTTCAGCGTGGCCGCGCACGTGGGCGATGCGGAGCGGGCCGAGCGGGCGTTCGCCGCCTGGCTGGCCGCCGACCGTGACGCCATGGCCGACTGTCACGCGTGCGAGCTGCACGGGCAGGGCTGGTGGCTCGCTGAGCGCGGCCGGGACGCGGAGGCGCTGGACCTGTGGGCGCCGGTCCTGGAGGGCGAGTTCACGTGCGCGCACGAGCCGCACACCGTGCTCGCGTCGTCCCTGGTGCCGCTGCTGCGGCTGGGCCGCGTGGAGGAGGCCCGCGCCCACCATCTGCGGGGCTTCCGGCTGGTGCGGTCCATGGAGAGCATGCGGGGCGCCTACGCCGACCACGTCGAGTTCTGCGCGCTGACCGGGAACGAGGCGCGGGGCCTGGAACTGCTCGCGGAGCGGCCGGCCTACTTCACGGACGAGGGACACCCGCACAGCAAGCTGGAGTTCCTGAGCGTGGTGGTGCTGCTCATGGAACGCCTGTCCGCCCTCGGGCTCGCCGGTCAGCGGGTGCCCGGACCGGCCGGCCGGGAGTGGACGGCCGGGGAACTCGCGGCGCACGCGCGTGGGGAGGCCCTCGCGCTGGCCGCGCGCTTCGACGAGCGCAACGGCACGTCGTACGTCAGCGAACGGGCCCGCGCGCGGATGACACAGCAGCCGCTGGTGGACCGGCTGCCGCTGGGCGTACGGGCGGCTCGCCCCGCTGCCTCCGCGGCCCCGGCGGCGCCCGTGACCCCGGCTCCGGTTCCGCAGTCCGGCGAGCCGGACCTGCCGGCCCTGATCGCCGAGGCCCGGCGGCTGTCCGACACCCTCCAGCCGCTTGCCGTCGAGGCGTGGGCACACGTGGCGCGGCTGGCCGAGACGATGGAGGGCGTCGAGCTGGGGGCGCGTGACCGCGCGGAGATCGCCGACCACGAGGCGATCGGCCTCGGCCCGGAGGGCGCCGAAACGTTCGAGCGCGCCGCCGAGCTGTACGCGGCGGCGGGCGACCCCGGAGAGGCGCTGGCCGCACGCACGCGTGCGGCGTACGTCCGTGCGCTGGCCGGGGAGGTCGACGAGGCGCTCGCGGCGGTCGCCGACCCCTACGACCGGGTTCTCGCGCTGTACGCCGAGGGCGGCACGCAGGTGCCGCAGGCGGCGGGCGTGCTGATGGGACGCGCGCGGATCCTGATGCGTCGCGTCCACGAGGCCGAGGAAGCGGTGGAGGAGCCGGTCCTGACGGAGGCCGAGGCAGCCGTACGGGAGCTGCTGGCCCTCGTGGACGGGCGGACGGGCGACGACGTACGGCTCGCGGCCCGGGTCGCCGAGGGCCACGCGATGCTGGCGGAGCTGGCGACGCGCTCCGGCGACCCGGAGGCGGGCGCGGAGCTGTTCGCGCGGGCCGCGGCCGAGTTCGTCGAGACGGGCCTGCCGTGGTTCGCGGTGGAGTACGAGGCCCGGCTGGCCGGTCTCGCCCATCAGCTGGGCGACATGCGGGAGGCGGAGCGCGCCCTGCGGGCCGCCCTGGAGCACGGCGGGCCGTACCTGGAGGCGGTCGGGCGGGCACAGCTGCACCTCCAGCTCGCCGAGGTCGTCGGCGGCCGCGGACAGGCCGACGAGGCCGCGGAGCACGCCCTGGAGGCCGCGCACTGGGCGGACGAGGCGGGCGCGGGCCCCACGTTCGGCGCGTGGGCGCGGCACCAGCTCGGCGGGTTCCTGGTGCGCCAGGGCCGCTGGGCCGAGGCCGCCGAGGTGCTGGAGTCCGCGCTGGCGGACCTGACCGCCGAGACGCACGGCGACGGCGCCGTCGTGCAGACGCAGTGGTGGCTCGGTGACTGTCTGAGCGAGCTCGGGGACCACCGGGACGCCGCCGAACGCCGGCTCCAGGCGGCCGAGATCGCCCGGCACTGGCCGGAGCAGCACGACCACGCGACCCTCGCCCACCTGGCCGCCGAGTCACTGGGGCAGGCCGGCCTGCACACCGAGGCGGACCGGGCCTACGTGCGTGCGGGCGAGCTGTGGCGCGGTCTCGGCAACGTCCACGGGCTGGTGCGGTCCCTGCGCGCCCGCGCGTGGCTGGCTTTGCGCACGGAGGGCGGCACGGACACGGCGCGCGATCTGATGACGAGTGCCGTGGAGAGCTGCGCGGACGCGTTCGACGCGGCGGACGACGACGAGGCCCGTCTGCGGCTGATCGCCGAACTCGGCCACACGCACCGCCAGTTCGGGGACCTGCTCGCCCGTTCCGCGGCAGAGGACGCCGACGACGACTCGATCCGGGCCGCCCTGGAGGAGGCGCTGTCCCAGATGGACGAGGCCCTCGCGGTGTTCGTCGCCCTGGGCGAGGAGGCCCTGTACGCCCGGACCGGCGCCGAGCTGGCCGCGGGCTGGCTGGAGACCGACCTGGGGCGTCCCGTGGAGGCGGCCGCACGCGCGCGTGCGGTACTGAGGGCCTACGCCGACGCCGAGGCCGACCAGCACACCGGTTCCGACGCCGTCGGCGGCGAGCAGGGGGAGGACGAGCCGGTGCGGGAGCGGCGGTCCGAGGCGGAGCAGTTGTTGCAGGCGGCGAAGGAGCAGAAGGATCGTTGA
- a CDS encoding DAK2 domain-containing protein: MAQVPQTFFDALAVRAWCGLALTALGRAREEIDAINVYPVADGDTGTNLYLTVESAATAVEAVFAGYEAGSAPVGAPSLADAARAMAHGALIGARGNSGTILAQLLRGMAQVLAVEGETPHTGGDGLRLALRHAADSARQAVAHPVEGTVLSVASAAADSAQEVEGDCGTVARAAYRGACVALAATPGQLAVLERAGVVDAGGRGLVAVLAALVETFTGEAPGLLSGAVSAAHARVELTHEVVPARATRPARVMEPGQAVEPGQVGDCADGTDGEGGPAFEVIYLLEAEDAAVGRLRQRLDALGDSLVVVGGDGLWNVHVHVDDAGAAVEAGVEAGRPYRIRITHFGIDDAHTRGGERPPRERVQRAVVAVVPGEGLARLYTEAGATTVLARPGEPPASGELVEAVRRAHAREVVLLPNDADLRHTAAAAAEQARTEGIRVALIPTRSAVQGIAALAVHEPERRFDEDVVSMTSAAGATRYAEVVVAERQSWTMAGICQAGDVLGLIDGDVAVIGSDVTAVAETVLNRMLAAGGELVTLVLGDEAPGGVAEHLETRVREAYLAVDTVVYRGGRQGALLLIGVE, translated from the coding sequence GTGGCGCAGGTGCCGCAGACATTCTTCGATGCTCTCGCGGTGCGCGCCTGGTGCGGCCTCGCCCTCACGGCACTGGGCCGGGCGCGCGAGGAGATCGACGCGATCAACGTCTACCCGGTCGCGGACGGGGACACAGGCACCAACCTGTACCTGACGGTCGAGTCCGCGGCGACCGCCGTCGAGGCGGTGTTCGCCGGGTACGAGGCCGGTTCCGCACCCGTCGGCGCTCCCTCCCTCGCCGACGCCGCACGCGCGATGGCGCACGGCGCGCTCATCGGGGCGCGCGGGAACTCGGGGACGATCCTCGCGCAACTGCTGCGGGGCATGGCCCAGGTGCTCGCCGTCGAGGGTGAGACCCCTCACACCGGCGGAGACGGGCTGCGGCTGGCCCTGCGGCACGCGGCCGACTCCGCCCGCCAGGCCGTCGCCCATCCCGTCGAGGGCACCGTGCTGTCGGTCGCCTCGGCCGCCGCCGACTCGGCGCAGGAGGTGGAGGGGGACTGCGGGACGGTCGCCAGGGCCGCCTACCGGGGGGCGTGCGTGGCGCTGGCAGCGACCCCGGGCCAGCTGGCGGTCCTGGAACGCGCCGGAGTGGTGGACGCGGGCGGCCGGGGGCTGGTCGCGGTGCTGGCGGCCCTGGTGGAGACGTTCACGGGGGAGGCGCCGGGGCTCCTCTCCGGTGCCGTGTCCGCAGCGCACGCGCGCGTGGAGCTCACCCATGAGGTGGTGCCCGCCCGGGCGACGCGGCCCGCCCGGGTCATGGAGCCCGGTCAGGCCGTGGAGCCCGGTCAGGTGGGGGACTGCGCCGACGGGACGGACGGCGAAGGCGGTCCCGCCTTCGAGGTGATCTACCTCCTGGAGGCCGAGGACGCGGCCGTGGGGCGGCTGCGGCAGCGGCTGGACGCCCTGGGCGACTCGCTCGTCGTGGTCGGCGGCGACGGACTCTGGAACGTCCACGTGCACGTGGACGACGCGGGCGCCGCCGTGGAGGCGGGCGTCGAGGCGGGCCGGCCGTACCGGATCCGCATCACCCACTTCGGCATCGACGACGCGCACACGCGCGGCGGTGAGCGTCCGCCGCGCGAGCGCGTCCAGCGGGCGGTCGTCGCCGTCGTGCCCGGCGAGGGCCTGGCTCGGCTGTACACCGAGGCGGGCGCGACCACCGTGCTGGCACGTCCAGGGGAGCCACCCGCCAGTGGCGAGCTCGTCGAGGCCGTACGGCGGGCCCACGCGCGCGAGGTCGTGCTCCTGCCCAACGACGCCGACCTGCGTCACACCGCCGCCGCGGCCGCCGAGCAGGCTCGAACGGAGGGCATCCGGGTCGCCCTGATCCCCACCCGCTCGGCGGTCCAGGGAATCGCGGCGCTGGCCGTGCACGAACCGGAGCGCCGTTTCGACGAGGACGTCGTCTCCATGACCTCGGCCGCCGGTGCCACCCGGTACGCCGAGGTCGTGGTCGCCGAGCGCCAGTCGTGGACCATGGCCGGCATCTGCCAGGCCGGCGACGTCCTCGGACTGATCGACGGCGACGTGGCGGTCATCGGCTCCGACGTCACCGCCGTCGCCGAGACCGTCCTGAACCGCATGCTGGCGGCGGGCGGCGAACTCGTCACCCTGGTGCTGGGCGACGAGGCTCCCGGGGGCGTCGCCGAGCACCTGGAGACACGGGTACGAGAGGCGTATCTCGCCGTGGACACGGTCGTGTACCGGGGAGGACGGCAGGGCGCGTTGCTGTTGATCGGGGTGGAGTAG